In the Eptesicus fuscus isolate TK198812 chromosome 12, DD_ASM_mEF_20220401, whole genome shotgun sequence genome, one interval contains:
- the ZNF396 gene encoding zinc finger protein 396, with product MSASASLPPAAEEPHCLVVVKMEGKEEARGLGPGLPRRGRCSPETFRQRFRQFGYQEAPGPREALGRLRALCWRWLRPDVHTKRRILELLVLEQFLAVLPEELRAWLRARGPDSGEEAVALLEELERELDGPDSGEEAVALLEELERELDGPESGEEAPQVTCFQVWGQNAEDMAAREITRGSPRGPPQPAKPQRPSRERQAPRPRDKDARTRNVKSASRHKTSSGLELHGDVSSTVHRNASQSSTPRGTGNQDGTCDRRHRNPSRKKQRKCDECGKIFSQSSALMLHQRIHSGERPFACDVCAKAFSRSAVLIQHRRTHTGERPYKCHECGKAFSQSSNLFRHRKSHTCAGAGRESEHLLGTFPTEGDTRHQ from the exons ATGTCGGCCTCAGCGTCCCTCCCGCCCGCTGCCGAGGAGCCCCACTGCCTGGTGGTGGTGaagatggaggggaaggaggaggcccgGGGTCTGGGACCCGGCCTGCCCCGCCGAGGCCGCTGCAGCCCCGAGACCTTCCGCCAGCGGTTCCGGCAGTTCGGCTACCAGGAGGCGCCCGGGCCCCGGGAGGCCCTGGGCCGGCTGCGGGCGCTGTGCTGGCGGTGGCTGCGGCCCGACGTGCACACCAAGCGGCGGATCCTggagctgctggtgctggagcagttcCTGGCCGTCCTGCCCGAGGAGCTGCGCGCCTGGCTGCGGGCGCGCGGGCCGGACAGCGGGGAGGAGGCGGTGGCcctgctggaggagctggagagggAGCTGGACGGGCCGGACAGCGGGGAGGAGGCGGTGGCcctgctggaggagctggagagggAGCTGGACGGGCCGgagagcggggaggaggcg cctcaggtcacctgtTTCCAGGTTTGGGGACAAAATGCAGAGGACATGGCGGCTCGGGAAATCACTCGGGGGTCGCCACGTGGCCCTCCCCAGCCTGCGAAGCCGCAGCGCCCATCGCGGGAGCGCCAGGCACCCAGACCACGCG ATAAGGACGCTAGAACTAGAAATGTGAAATCAGCTTCGAGGCATAAGACTTCTTCGGGCCTAGAACTGCATGGCGATGTTTCTAGCACCGTTCACAGGAATGCTTCCCAGAGTTCCACACCGAGAGGAACCGGCAACCAAGATGGCACGTGTGATAGAAGACATAGAAATCCCTCTCGGAAAAAACAACGCAAGTGTGATGAGTGCGGCAAAATCTTCAGCCAGAGCTCAGCCCTCATGCTCCATCAGAGGATCCACAGCGGAGAGAGGCCTTTCGCATGTGACGTGTGCGCAAAGGCGTTTAGCCGAAGTGCGGTCCTCATTCAGCATCGGAGGACCCACACGGGGGAGAGGCCCTACAAGTGCCACGAGTGCGGGAAAGCCTTCAGCCAGAGCTCCAACCTCTTCAGGCACCGGAAGAGCCACACGTGCGCCGGCGCTGGGAGGGAGTCAGAGCATCTACTCGGAACTTTTCCCACCGAGGGAGACACACGGCACCAGTAG
- the ZNF24 gene encoding zinc finger protein 24 isoform X1 — translation MSAQSVEEDSILIIPTAEEEEKILRVKLEEDPDGEEGSSIPWNHLPDPEVFRQRFRKFGYQDSPGPREAVSQLRELCRLWLRPETHTKEQILELVVLEQFVAILPKELQTWVREHHPENGEEAVTVLEDLESELDDPGQPVSLRRRKREVLVEEIVSQEEAQGLPSSELDAVENQLKWASWELHSLRHCDDDARTENGALAPKQEIPSAVESQEAPGTLGVGVPQIFKYGEACFPKGRFERKRNPSRKKQHICDECGKHFSQGSALILHQRIHSGEKPYGCVECGKAFSRSSILVQHQRVHTGEKPYKCLECGKAFSQNSGLINHQRIHTGEKPYECVQCGKSYSQSSNLFRHQRRHNAEKLLNVVKV, via the exons ATGTCTGCACAGTCAGTGGAAGAAGATTCGATACTCATCATCCCAactgcagaggaggaggaaaaaattcTGAGAGTGAAGTTGGAGGAGGATCCTGATGGTGAAGAGGGATCAAGTATCCCCTGGAACCATCTCCCCGACCCAGAGGTGTTCCGACAGCGATTCCGGAAGTTTGGGTACCAGGATTCCCCGGGGCCGCGTGAAGCTGTGAGTCAGCTTCGAGAACTTTGCCGTCTGTGGCTCAGGCCCGAGACACACACGAAAGAACAGATCCTGGAGCTGGTCGTGCTGGAGCAGTTCGTTGCCATCCTCCCCAAGGAGCTGCAGACTTGGGTCCGAGAGCATCACCCAGAGAATGGAGAGGAGGCCGTGACGGTGCTGGAGGATTTAGAGAGTGAGCTGGATGATCCTGGGCAGCCG GTTTCTCTCCGCCGGCGAAAACGGGAGGTGCTGGTAGAGGAGATTGTATCTCAAGAAGAAGCTCAGGGATTACCAAGTTCTGAGCTCGATGCTGTGGAAAACCAGCTCAAGTGGGCGTCCTGGGAGCTCCACTCCCTAAGGCACTGTG aTGATGATGCTAGGACTGAAAATGGAGCGCTAGCTCCAAAGCAGGAGATTCCTTCCGCAGTGGAATCTCAGGAAGCTCCTGGCACTCTcggtgtgggggtccctcagaTTTTTAAATACGGAGAAGCCTGTTTCCCTAAGGGCAGgtttgaaagaaagagaaatcctTCGAGAAAGAAACAACATATATGTGATGAATGTGGAAAACACTTCAGTCAGGGCTCAGCTCTTATTCTTCATCAAAGAATCCAcagtggagagaaaccctatggaTGTGTTGAATGTGGGAAGGCATTCAGCCGAAGTTCCATCCTTGTGCAACACCAGCGAGTCCACACTGGGGAAAAACCGTACAAATGTCTTGAATGCGGGAAAGCCTTTAGCCAGAATTCTGGGCTGATTAATCATCAGAGAATCCACACTGGGGAGAAACCTTACGAATGTGTGCAGTGTGGGAAATCCTATAGTCAAAGCTCAAATCTTTTCAGACATCAGCGAAGACACAATGCAGAAAAACTGCTGAATGTTGTGAAAgtttaa
- the ZNF24 gene encoding zinc finger protein 24 isoform X2 — translation MSAQSVEEDSILIIPTAEEEEKILRVKLEEDPDGEEGSSIPWNHLPDPEVFRQRFRKFGYQDSPGPREAVSQLRELCRLWLRPETHTKEQILELVVLEQFVAILPKELQTWVREHHPENGEEAVTVLEDLESELDDPGQPVSLRRRKREVLVEEIVSQEEAQGLPSSELDAVENQLKWASWELHSLRHCVFLCRQTH, via the exons ATGTCTGCACAGTCAGTGGAAGAAGATTCGATACTCATCATCCCAactgcagaggaggaggaaaaaattcTGAGAGTGAAGTTGGAGGAGGATCCTGATGGTGAAGAGGGATCAAGTATCCCCTGGAACCATCTCCCCGACCCAGAGGTGTTCCGACAGCGATTCCGGAAGTTTGGGTACCAGGATTCCCCGGGGCCGCGTGAAGCTGTGAGTCAGCTTCGAGAACTTTGCCGTCTGTGGCTCAGGCCCGAGACACACACGAAAGAACAGATCCTGGAGCTGGTCGTGCTGGAGCAGTTCGTTGCCATCCTCCCCAAGGAGCTGCAGACTTGGGTCCGAGAGCATCACCCAGAGAATGGAGAGGAGGCCGTGACGGTGCTGGAGGATTTAGAGAGTGAGCTGGATGATCCTGGGCAGCCG GTTTCTCTCCGCCGGCGAAAACGGGAGGTGCTGGTAGAGGAGATTGTATCTCAAGAAGAAGCTCAGGGATTACCAAGTTCTGAGCTCGATGCTGTGGAAAACCAGCTCAAGTGGGCGTCCTGGGAGCTCCACTCCCTAAGGCACTGTG TTTTCCTTTGTAGACAGACACATTAG